Proteins encoded by one window of Planktothrix tepida PCC 9214:
- a CDS encoding SH3 domain-containing protein, translating into MNNFRLRSQSFRVLAFVVLAVMGSQLPTLANIQTKPQTPNSDTQIAQSRSSLCRRIGEPQGLAVHARPTPNSPVVGGVGFKTEVTLADNSQGTRGPDGRTWIEITAPVKGYISNGFPDATGNLLDCGNQAENPKPTPVSLCRQIDLYAAPKGVVVREKPSRFSERVGGVASGARVRLVENYKLIPDTNGEKRDWVEISEPLEGYISANTLIMCRR; encoded by the coding sequence ATGAATAATTTTCGATTAAGGAGTCAGTCCTTTCGAGTTTTGGCATTCGTTGTATTAGCCGTAATGGGAAGTCAATTACCCACCTTAGCTAATATTCAAACCAAACCCCAAACCCCGAATTCGGACACCCAAATCGCTCAAAGTCGTTCCAGTTTGTGCCGTCGCATTGGCGAACCTCAAGGATTAGCAGTTCATGCGCGACCGACTCCAAATTCCCCTGTTGTTGGTGGAGTGGGTTTTAAAACGGAAGTTACCTTAGCCGATAATTCTCAAGGAACTCGTGGCCCCGATGGTCGGACTTGGATTGAAATTACTGCCCCTGTAAAAGGTTATATTTCTAATGGTTTTCCTGATGCAACGGGTAATTTATTAGACTGTGGAAATCAAGCGGAAAATCCTAAGCCAACACCCGTGAGTCTGTGTCGTCAAATTGATTTATATGCCGCACCGAAAGGGGTTGTTGTACGGGAAAAACCCTCTCGATTTTCTGAACGAGTTGGGGGTGTTGCTTCAGGAGCACGGGTAAGATTAGTTGAGAATTATAAATTAATTCCTGATACTAATGGTGAAAAACGGGATTGGGTTGAAATTAGTGAGCCTCTGGAGGGATATATCTCGGCTAATACGTTAATTATGTGTCGAAGATAG
- a CDS encoding bifunctional folylpolyglutamate synthase/dihydrofolate synthase — MNMETFLQRYQQFGIHLGLERIQQLLERLGNPHFDVPIIHIAGTNGKGSVCSYLSSILTQAGYRVGRYISPHLIDWTERLCINEQPISKLDFLQVLQQVEDAILPDEPPPTLFEVVTLAAWLYFAQKKVDIAVIEVGLGGRLDATNVCDHPLVSVITSISLDHQEYLGSTLAEIAFEKAGILKPGCPVVVGVLPSEAEKVIQRRASEFNCPVTWVKPAVWVGEQNRLNSFPIARYQGLEYPLPLFGKIQLMNSAIAIATAQILGQQGWNISEEAIAKGIEKAQWPGRLQWITWQNHRLLIDGAHNPAAAEALRQYVDNLQISSVTWVMGMLSTKDHTNIFKAVLRPGDRLYLVPIPDHPYAEPEQLATLAKTLCPGLNCCEVYPDLIPALEVAITEENTLPVLCGSLYLLGYFLQLLEKN; from the coding sequence GTGAATATGGAAACATTTCTACAACGATATCAACAGTTTGGCATTCATTTGGGTTTAGAACGCATTCAACAACTCCTGGAACGTTTAGGAAATCCTCACTTTGATGTTCCTATCATCCATATCGCAGGCACAAATGGCAAGGGTTCTGTATGTTCTTACCTGTCTTCTATTTTGACACAGGCTGGTTATCGTGTCGGGCGCTACATTTCTCCTCATTTAATAGATTGGACAGAACGCTTATGTATTAATGAGCAACCGATTTCAAAACTCGATTTTTTACAAGTTTTACAACAAGTCGAAGACGCAATTTTACCCGATGAACCTCCTCCAACTCTGTTTGAAGTTGTGACATTGGCAGCTTGGCTATATTTTGCCCAAAAAAAGGTAGATATTGCTGTCATTGAAGTGGGATTAGGGGGACGTTTAGATGCCACAAATGTTTGTGATCATCCTTTGGTCAGTGTGATTACTTCCATTAGTTTAGATCATCAAGAATATTTGGGTTCAACACTTGCAGAGATCGCCTTTGAAAAAGCGGGAATTCTTAAACCTGGATGTCCGGTTGTCGTCGGTGTTTTACCATCAGAAGCTGAAAAGGTGATTCAACGCCGTGCGAGTGAATTTAACTGTCCGGTGACTTGGGTTAAACCTGCGGTTTGGGTTGGGGAGCAAAACCGCCTCAATTCCTTCCCCATTGCCCGTTATCAGGGTTTAGAATACCCTTTACCCCTATTCGGCAAGATACAGTTAATGAATTCTGCGATCGCCATTGCAACGGCACAAATCCTGGGTCAGCAAGGATGGAATATTTCAGAGGAGGCGATCGCTAAAGGGATAGAAAAGGCTCAATGGCCAGGACGATTACAATGGATAACCTGGCAAAATCATCGGTTACTGATTGATGGAGCTCATAATCCAGCAGCCGCAGAAGCTTTACGTCAATATGTAGACAATTTGCAGATTTCCTCAGTCACTTGGGTGATGGGAATGTTATCAACTAAAGATCATACTAATATTTTTAAAGCCGTATTAAGACCCGGTGATCGATTATATTTAGTTCCCATTCCCGATCATCCTTATGCAGAACCAGAACAGTTAGCTACTCTTGCTAAAACTTTGTGTCCTGGTTTAAACTGTTGTGAAGTTTATCCAGATTTAATTCCTGCCTTAGAAGTGGCTATTACCGAGGAAAATACATTACCTGTTCTCTGTGGATCATTGTATTTATTGGGTTATTTTTTACAACTTCTTGAGAAAAATTAA
- a CDS encoding putative bifunctional diguanylate cyclase/phosphodiesterase: protein MKLRLIRYGIHKILYETSFWIGGFVGILIVSAIEISKDMGFWVPIPFVIMGFSVILCANLGGLKTGLACTSVISIYIIYIAWIKWVPSVFTPEPIRISLVILLILITAILLGRTTDKKNLVIQTLKTTQNELKKRVLELAETNALLDRENQERQQAEAVLQSLILETASVTGVEFFPALAQHLGLTLGFRYVIVTEVIQEIPGRVRTLAFWGGDHFLENTELDLDQTLCNEINKTRSLTYFSDRVQELFPHLSFLVKLQVISSIGVPIISHSEQIIGYLCLLHDQPIKNEDRIQSLIHIFAGRIVAELERKQAEEAQQKAEAKYRSIFENAIEGIFQSTPDGYYLSANPALARIYGYDSPEDLIQNLRNISEQLYVNPKERQEFTQIMLEQGQISGFEYQVYRQDRQVIWISENSRSVYDNQGNILYYEGTVEDITQRKLAEEKLLYNAFYDELTSLPNRALFIDRVQQSLTHSQRRSDSLFAVLYVDLDRFKVINDSLGHAVGNQLLIDLSQRLINTVREGDTVARLNGDEFAVLVEDIQEIEDATQIAERISLTLSQPFQLEQQEVFTSASIGITFNFQSSGHLYESAEELLQDADTAMRHAKYLGQGSPQLFDQRMQKNFRSRLQLETDLRRAIERDELLLNYQLIVSLLTGEIAGFEALVRWNHPKRGLVSPVQFIPLAEETGLIVPIGEWVLRTACKQMRQWQIEQLVNHNVTMSVNVAGRQFAQLKLVNMIQDILQETGLDAKLLRLEITEGVIMEHFESATTQLQQLRDLGIQLSIDDFGTGYSSLSRLQQFPIDILKIDRSFVSPLGSKAENREIVETIINLAVNLKMSVVAEGVETLEQILELKQLGCHYGQGYFFSRPLDSEGIKQLILNHQFKYL, encoded by the coding sequence GTGAAATTGAGATTAATTCGATATGGTATCCATAAAATTTTATATGAAACTTCATTCTGGATAGGTGGATTTGTGGGAATTTTGATTGTAAGTGCCATCGAAATTTCCAAAGATATGGGTTTCTGGGTTCCTATCCCCTTTGTAATAATGGGTTTTTCCGTAATATTATGCGCGAATTTAGGAGGATTAAAAACCGGATTAGCCTGCACCAGCGTTATTTCTATTTATATTATCTATATCGCTTGGATAAAATGGGTTCCTAGTGTTTTCACCCCAGAACCCATTCGGATTAGTTTAGTGATTTTATTGATTTTGATAACGGCTATTTTATTGGGAAGAACAACCGATAAAAAAAATTTAGTAATTCAAACTTTAAAAACAACTCAAAATGAGCTAAAAAAACGAGTATTAGAATTAGCCGAAACCAATGCTTTATTAGATCGGGAAAATCAAGAACGTCAACAAGCAGAGGCGGTTTTACAAAGCTTAATCTTAGAGACTGCATCCGTAACAGGGGTTGAATTTTTTCCCGCCTTAGCCCAACATTTAGGGTTAACTTTAGGGTTTCGCTATGTTATTGTCACAGAAGTTATACAAGAAATACCCGGACGAGTACGAACCTTGGCTTTTTGGGGAGGCGATCACTTTTTAGAAAATACAGAACTTGATCTGGATCAAACCTTGTGTAATGAGATTAATAAAACTCGATCCTTAACCTATTTTTCTGACCGGGTTCAAGAACTTTTTCCTCATCTTTCATTCTTAGTAAAATTGCAAGTTATCTCCTCTATTGGAGTTCCGATTATTAGTCATTCTGAACAAATTATTGGTTATTTATGTTTACTCCATGATCAACCAATCAAAAATGAAGATCGAATACAATCTTTGATTCATATTTTTGCGGGACGAATTGTGGCGGAATTAGAACGAAAACAAGCAGAAGAAGCGCAACAAAAAGCAGAAGCTAAATATAGAAGTATCTTTGAAAATGCTATTGAAGGAATTTTTCAATCTACACCTGATGGTTATTATCTTAGTGCTAATCCAGCCTTAGCTCGCATCTATGGTTACGATTCTCCCGAAGATTTAATCCAGAATCTTAGGAATATCTCAGAGCAATTATATGTTAATCCTAAAGAACGACAAGAATTTACCCAAATTATGCTAGAACAGGGTCAAATTTCGGGATTTGAATATCAAGTTTATCGCCAAGATAGACAAGTGATTTGGATTTCGGAAAATAGTCGTTCTGTTTATGATAATCAAGGCAATATTTTATATTATGAAGGAACGGTAGAAGATATTACCCAACGGAAACTGGCTGAAGAAAAGCTCCTTTATAATGCTTTTTATGATGAACTTACAAGCTTACCTAATCGAGCTTTATTTATTGATCGGGTACAACAATCTTTAACCCATTCTCAACGCCGTTCTGATAGTTTATTTGCTGTTTTATATGTGGATTTAGATCGCTTTAAAGTCATTAATGATAGTTTAGGACACGCCGTAGGAAATCAACTATTAATCGATTTAAGTCAACGATTGATCAATACAGTTCGAGAAGGAGATACTGTCGCCCGTTTAAATGGAGATGAATTTGCCGTTTTAGTAGAAGATATTCAAGAGATTGAAGACGCTACTCAAATTGCAGAACGCATTTCCCTAACTTTATCCCAACCTTTTCAACTCGAACAACAAGAAGTATTTACGAGTGCTAGTATTGGAATTACTTTTAATTTTCAAAGTAGCGGACATCTCTATGAATCCGCAGAAGAATTATTACAAGATGCCGACACAGCCATGCGTCATGCTAAATATTTAGGACAAGGATCTCCTCAACTTTTTGATCAAAGAATGCAGAAAAATTTCCGCAGTCGGTTACAGTTAGAAACGGATTTAAGACGGGCAATTGAACGGGATGAATTGTTATTAAATTATCAATTAATTGTATCATTGTTAACAGGAGAAATTGCCGGATTTGAAGCCTTAGTGCGTTGGAATCATCCGAAACGGGGTTTAGTTTCCCCTGTACAATTTATTCCTTTAGCTGAAGAAACCGGGTTAATTGTTCCTATAGGAGAATGGGTGTTAAGAACCGCTTGTAAACAAATGCGTCAATGGCAAATTGAACAATTAGTGAATCATAATGTGACAATGAGTGTGAATGTTGCGGGACGGCAATTTGCTCAACTTAAACTTGTTAATATGATTCAAGATATTTTGCAAGAAACAGGTTTAGATGCTAAACTTTTACGGTTAGAAATTACAGAAGGGGTGATTATGGAGCATTTTGAATCTGCTACCACCCAATTACAACAACTGCGAGATTTAGGAATTCAATTGTCAATTGATGATTTCGGGACAGGATATTCTTCTTTAAGTCGGTTACAACAATTTCCCATTGATATTTTAAAAATTGATCGATCTTTTGTTAGTCCATTAGGAAGTAAAGCGGAAAATCGAGAAATTGTAGAAACGATTATTAATTTAGCGGTTAATTTAAAAATGAGTGTTGTTGCTGAAGGGGTAGAAACCTTGGAGCAAATCTTAGAATTAAAACAATTAGGCTGCCATTATGGACAGGGATATTTCTTTTCTCGTCCCTTGGATAGTGAGGGAATTAAACAGTTAATTCTTAATCATCAATTTAAGTATTTATAG
- a CDS encoding type II toxin-antitoxin system VapC family toxin, whose protein sequence is MRNKILLDTGPLVSYLKRQDQYHSWAVSEWGKSQFPLFTCEAVISEACFLLHRTYGGEKAVIALLKSGVIKIPFHLTEEIEVIGNLMQRYQNVPMSLADACLVRMSELIPGSSILTLDSDFRIYRKNQHEMINLIIPAEI, encoded by the coding sequence ATGAGAAATAAGATCTTATTGGATACAGGGCCATTAGTATCTTATCTCAAACGCCAAGATCAATATCATAGTTGGGCAGTGAGTGAATGGGGAAAAAGTCAATTTCCATTATTTACTTGTGAAGCGGTTATTTCTGAAGCGTGTTTTTTGCTGCATAGGACTTATGGAGGAGAGAAAGCTGTCATTGCTTTATTGAAATCGGGAGTAATTAAAATTCCCTTTCATTTAACAGAAGAAATTGAAGTCATTGGAAATTTAATGCAGCGTTATCAGAATGTACCGATGTCCTTAGCCGATGCTTGTTTAGTAAGAATGAGTGAATTAATTCCAGGGAGCTCTATATTAACCTTAGATAGTGATTTTAGAATTTATCGCAAAAATCAGCATGAAATGATTAATTTAATAATTCCTGCTGAAATCTAA
- a CDS encoding DUF2281 domain-containing protein: MTQTITQAEAIVEMIKTLPLQQQEEVISFIEFLHFKAQKQEIQPPEEEQQKISAYEVAQEFAGCLEGGPSDLSTNKKYLQGNW, from the coding sequence ATGACTCAAACAATCACTCAAGCAGAAGCTATTGTCGAGATGATTAAAACCTTACCGCTTCAACAACAGGAGGAAGTGATTAGTTTTATTGAATTTTTGCATTTTAAAGCCCAAAAACAAGAAATTCAACCTCCAGAAGAAGAACAACAAAAGATTTCAGCCTATGAAGTTGCTCAAGAGTTTGCAGGTTGCTTAGAAGGTGGCCCTTCTGACCTTTCTACCAATAAAAAGTATTTGCAGGGTAATTGGTAA
- a CDS encoding haloacid dehalogenase type II, whose amino-acid sequence MIQFNQFTALSFDCYGTLIDWESGITPVLQQLVKAHGIKMSNQELLELFAILEPEAQSGDYKTYREILREVVQKFGERLGFSPTPPELESLANSIQDWQPFSDTVEALKALKQKYKLVIISNIDDDLFAQTNKHLQIEFDHIITAQQAQSYKPSPHNFEFALNKTGLSSHQLLHIAQSIFHDIATAKSLGLTTVWVNRRQGKPGGGATKPATAQPDLEVPDLKSLVNLIFEN is encoded by the coding sequence ATGATTCAATTTAATCAATTTACAGCCTTGAGCTTTGACTGTTACGGGACTTTAATTGATTGGGAAAGCGGGATTACTCCCGTTTTACAACAATTAGTCAAGGCTCATGGGATTAAAATGAGTAATCAAGAGTTACTGGAATTATTTGCCATCTTAGAACCAGAAGCTCAAAGCGGAGACTATAAAACCTATCGAGAAATTCTCCGAGAAGTGGTACAAAAGTTCGGAGAACGTTTAGGGTTTTCTCCGACTCCCCCGGAATTAGAGAGTTTAGCGAATTCAATTCAAGATTGGCAACCTTTTTCGGATACGGTAGAAGCTCTTAAAGCCTTAAAACAAAAGTATAAATTGGTTATTATTTCTAATATTGATGATGATTTATTTGCCCAAACTAATAAACATCTGCAAATAGAATTTGATCACATTATTACCGCCCAACAAGCTCAATCCTATAAACCGTCTCCTCATAATTTTGAATTTGCTTTAAATAAAACAGGGCTTTCTTCTCATCAATTACTGCACATTGCCCAGAGTATTTTTCATGATATTGCTACAGCCAAAAGTTTAGGCTTAACAACGGTTTGGGTCAATCGTCGTCAAGGAAAACCTGGAGGAGGTGCAACCAAACCCGCCACTGCTCAACCGGATTTAGAAGTGCCGGATTTAAAAAGTTTAGTTAACTTGATTTTTGAAAATTAG
- a CDS encoding TldD/PmbA family protein — protein sequence MTYDQSAEQLLELAAASGAEAAEVFQSQSLSKPIFFEANRLKQLESSQSEGTTLRLWRDGRPGLAVAYGPVEPKKLVERAISLSTLNEPETIELTESTTPSHYPDIGEVVPVEQLVSWGKQAIELIRSSYPDVLCMAEWDCEVESIRLINSRGLECRHTDTTLSGYVETEWVRGDDFLAVSDGQTQRDFLEPTLLAERILMRLNWAKNNVPSPMSRIPVLFTAKAADMLWGTISAALNGKQVLEGASPWSDRLTTPVMSPLLTLSQEPDTGPYSCPFDDEGIPTRPITFIEKGVLQLFYTDLTTGRTLGSGTTGNGFRTHLGSYPTPGLFNLLVKPGKRSLNELIQSLDRGLIVDQMLGGSAGMSGDFSINVDLGYRIEKGEIVGRVKNTMVAGNVYTALKQVVELGGDASWNGSCYTPSIIVEGLSVIGKG from the coding sequence ATGACCTACGACCAATCCGCCGAACAGCTATTAGAGTTAGCTGCCGCATCGGGCGCTGAGGCTGCGGAAGTGTTCCAATCTCAATCCCTATCCAAGCCGATATTTTTTGAAGCCAATCGACTGAAACAACTCGAAAGTAGCCAATCGGAAGGGACAACCTTGCGACTTTGGCGAGATGGCCGTCCGGGTTTAGCGGTTGCTTATGGCCCAGTGGAACCGAAAAAATTAGTTGAACGGGCGATTTCCTTGAGTACCCTCAATGAACCCGAAACCATTGAACTGACCGAATCAACGACTCCATCCCACTATCCTGATATTGGGGAAGTTGTACCCGTTGAACAATTGGTTAGTTGGGGGAAACAGGCGATTGAATTAATTCGCTCTTCCTATCCCGATGTCTTATGTATGGCGGAATGGGATTGTGAAGTGGAATCGATTCGCTTGATTAACTCACGGGGACTGGAATGTCGCCATACCGACACCACCCTCAGTGGTTATGTGGAAACGGAATGGGTTCGGGGGGATGATTTTTTAGCGGTTTCTGATGGCCAGACCCAACGGGATTTTCTGGAACCCACCCTCCTGGCTGAACGAATTTTAATGCGGTTAAATTGGGCTAAAAATAATGTCCCTTCTCCTATGTCCCGGATTCCGGTGTTATTCACCGCTAAAGCCGCCGATATGCTTTGGGGAACCATTTCCGCCGCCTTGAATGGCAAACAGGTCTTGGAAGGGGCTTCTCCTTGGAGCGATCGCTTAACAACCCCGGTGATGTCTCCCCTCTTAACCTTATCTCAGGAACCCGACACAGGCCCCTATAGTTGTCCCTTTGATGACGAAGGAATTCCCACCCGTCCCATTACCTTTATTGAAAAGGGGGTTTTACAACTGTTTTATACCGACTTAACCACAGGTCGCACCTTGGGAAGCGGTACAACCGGAAACGGATTTCGTACCCATTTAGGCAGTTATCCGACACCAGGGTTATTTAATTTGTTAGTAAAACCCGGAAAAAGGTCTTTAAATGAATTAATCCAAAGTTTAGATCGGGGGTTAATCGTCGATCAAATGTTAGGAGGAAGTGCGGGAATGAGTGGGGATTTTTCCATTAATGTTGATTTAGGATATCGGATTGAAAAGGGTGAAATTGTCGGACGGGTGAAAAATACAATGGTGGCGGGGAATGTTTATACAGCCCTCAAACAAGTTGTAGAATTAGGGGGTGATGCCTCTTGGAATGGGTCTTGTTATACTCCTTCGATTATTGTTGAAGGGTTATCAGTCATTGGTAAAGGTTAA
- a CDS encoding lysophospholipid acyltransferase family protein, producing the protein MFISYEDRIPETGPAIVVSNHRSVIDPIVLTAGVGRTLRFASHHYMGQVPLLRELVTTFGAFPFDEPEHRPQQFFKQATQLLNQRQMVGIFPEGATPMLQQTQPNVVGTFQRGFAHLALRSGVSDLAVLPVAIATLEEQTLPSAIPLRLLRVFDPTEPLFDQPGWHPMILYRRIQILIGRPYWITPRVQRQYQGKQARKAVEELTQYCHREITDLLRQGSV; encoded by the coding sequence ATGTTCATTTCCTATGAAGATCGAATTCCTGAAACAGGCCCTGCGATTGTGGTAAGTAACCATCGCAGCGTTATTGATCCGATTGTCTTAACCGCAGGTGTCGGCCGTACCCTTCGTTTTGCATCCCATCATTATATGGGTCAAGTACCGCTTTTGCGTGAACTTGTCACGACATTTGGAGCCTTCCCCTTTGATGAACCTGAACATCGACCTCAACAGTTTTTCAAACAAGCAACCCAACTGTTAAACCAACGACAAATGGTGGGGATCTTTCCCGAAGGAGCAACCCCAATGTTACAACAAACCCAACCAAATGTTGTTGGAACCTTTCAACGGGGATTTGCTCATTTAGCGTTACGTTCAGGGGTCTCAGACCTAGCGGTTTTACCTGTGGCGATCGCAACATTAGAAGAACAAACCTTACCGTCAGCAATTCCTTTGCGGTTACTGCGTGTATTTGATCCAACTGAACCCTTATTTGATCAACCGGGTTGGCATCCGATGATTCTCTATCGAAGAATCCAAATCTTAATTGGCCGTCCCTATTGGATTACCCCGCGAGTACAACGTCAATATCAAGGGAAACAAGCCCGAAAAGCCGTAGAAGAGTTGACCCAGTATTGTCACCGGGAAATTACCGATTTACTCCGTCAAGGTAGCGTTTAG
- the metG gene encoding methionine--tRNA ligase, translating to MKLTQTHFNTFTLTTPLYYVNDVPHIGSAYTTMAADAIARFQRLQGKSVLLITGTDEHGQKIQRTAEELGRSPQAHCDQIADGFASLWQHLNIQYDRFSRTTAPRHEAIVNEFFQRVWNQGDIYLSQQQGWYCVACEEYKEERELEQKKYCPIHTNKALEWRDEQNYFFRLSQYQKQLETLYQEHPDFIQPESRRNEVINFVKQGLQDFSISRVNIDWGFPVPCDPSHTIYVWFDALLGYITALLDPEDEPTLENALSKRWPINLHLIGKDILRFHAIYWPAMLMSAGLSLPGRIFGHGFLTKDGKKMGKSLGNTLDPVALVNQYGADAIRFYFLKEIEFGQDGDYSQTRFIHTVNANLANDLGNLLNRTLKMAFKYFNGCVPDVNGEDIPKDDALKSLGLTLADTVTQAYDALAFSEVCTAIFTLVQAGNKYIDDKAPWSLYKQGKQEAVSQVLYSVLESVRLAAYLLSPIIPNISTRIYQQLGYTLDFNDQTILATALSFDIHAVWGALPANQPLQEAQPVFRRLEDAEGASS from the coding sequence ATGAAATTGACACAGACCCATTTCAATACCTTTACCCTGACAACACCTCTCTATTATGTCAATGATGTTCCTCACATTGGTAGTGCTTACACCACAATGGCTGCCGATGCCATTGCTCGGTTCCAGCGACTTCAAGGAAAATCTGTCCTATTAATTACTGGAACCGATGAACATGGTCAAAAAATTCAACGTACCGCCGAGGAGTTAGGGCGTTCTCCCCAAGCTCACTGCGATCAAATTGCCGATGGTTTTGCTTCCTTGTGGCAACACTTGAATATTCAGTATGATCGCTTTAGTCGCACGACAGCACCTCGCCATGAAGCCATCGTCAATGAGTTTTTTCAACGGGTTTGGAATCAAGGAGATATCTATCTCAGCCAACAACAAGGCTGGTATTGTGTCGCCTGTGAAGAATACAAAGAAGAACGAGAATTAGAACAGAAAAAATACTGCCCCATCCATACCAATAAAGCCCTAGAATGGCGAGATGAGCAGAACTATTTTTTTCGGCTGTCTCAATACCAAAAACAGCTAGAAACTTTATATCAAGAGCATCCTGACTTTATTCAGCCAGAAAGTCGGCGCAACGAAGTCATCAATTTTGTTAAGCAAGGATTACAAGATTTTTCGATTTCTCGCGTTAATATTGACTGGGGATTTCCCGTTCCCTGTGATCCAAGCCATACCATTTATGTTTGGTTTGATGCGTTGTTAGGCTATATAACGGCGTTGCTTGACCCAGAGGATGAACCCACCTTAGAAAATGCTTTATCGAAACGGTGGCCGATTAATTTACACCTAATTGGTAAAGATATTTTAAGATTTCATGCCATTTACTGGCCCGCTATGTTGATGTCGGCTGGCTTATCTCTTCCCGGTCGTATCTTTGGACACGGTTTTTTGACCAAAGATGGGAAGAAGATGGGCAAAAGCTTGGGAAATACCCTTGATCCCGTTGCTTTAGTCAATCAATATGGTGCTGATGCGATTCGCTTTTATTTCTTGAAAGAGATAGAATTTGGACAGGATGGTGATTATAGTCAAACTCGGTTTATTCATACCGTTAATGCTAACTTAGCCAATGACTTAGGAAACTTACTCAACCGCACGCTGAAAATGGCGTTTAAATACTTTAACGGTTGTGTTCCTGATGTTAACGGTGAGGATATCCCCAAGGATGATGCCCTGAAATCCCTCGGTCTGACCTTGGCAGATACTGTCACTCAAGCCTATGATGCTCTGGCGTTTAGCGAAGTTTGTACGGCTATTTTCACCTTAGTTCAAGCCGGAAATAAATACATTGATGACAAAGCTCCTTGGAGTTTGTACAAGCAAGGAAAACAGGAAGCGGTTTCCCAAGTCTTGTACTCCGTTTTAGAATCCGTTCGACTGGCAGCTTATCTTTTGTCCCCCATCATTCCCAATATTAGCACTCGGATTTATCAACAATTGGGATACACCCTCGATTTCAATGATCAGACTATACTAGCGACAGCACTGTCCTTTGACATCCATGCTGTTTGGGGCGCGTTACCTGCTAATCAACCCTTGCAGGAAGCGCAACCTGTCTTTAGACGCTTGGAAGATGCAGAGGGAGCATCATCCTAA
- a CDS encoding LabA-like NYN domain-containing protein → MLNNINHGELFTPEQVLENRGRVAIFIDGSNLFYAALQLGIEIDYTKLLCRLTAGSRLLRSFFYTGVDRTNEKQQGFLLWMRRNGYRVIAKDLVQLPDGSKKANLDVEIAVDMMALVGSYDTAVLVSGDGDLAYAVDSVSYRGVRVEVVSLRSMTSDSLINVADRYIDLEMIKEDIQKTPRSPNYTYRPLSGISLIDGQIIEDS, encoded by the coding sequence ATGTTGAATAATATCAATCATGGAGAACTTTTTACTCCTGAACAAGTTCTTGAAAACAGGGGCCGAGTTGCCATTTTTATCGATGGTTCTAATCTATTTTATGCCGCTTTACAATTGGGAATCGAAATAGATTACACCAAATTATTATGTCGTTTAACGGCTGGTTCTCGGTTGTTACGCTCCTTTTTCTATACAGGAGTAGATCGCACCAATGAGAAGCAACAAGGCTTTTTATTATGGATGCGACGCAATGGTTATCGTGTCATTGCTAAAGATTTAGTTCAACTTCCTGATGGCTCCAAAAAAGCTAATTTAGATGTAGAAATAGCCGTTGATATGATGGCTTTAGTGGGTTCTTATGATACCGCCGTTTTGGTGAGTGGAGATGGAGATTTAGCGTATGCGGTGGACTCCGTAAGTTATCGTGGGGTGCGGGTGGAAGTCGTGAGTTTGCGATCAATGACCAGTGACAGTTTAATTAATGTCGCGGATCGCTATATTGATTTAGAAATGATCAAAGAAGATATCCAAAAAACACCCCGCAGTCCCAACTACACCTACCGTCCCCTATCAGGAATTAGTTTAATAGATGGGCAAATTATAGAAGATTCTTAG